The genomic window GGAGAAACCTGTCTGCCAAATTTCAGTATGATAtctacaacgactgccaaattacagcttgcaaaacttttaaattaccttcttttaaaaatgggcggtgccacgtccattgtccaaaattttactaattttctattttgcgtcataaggtcaacgcacctaccaagtttcatcgctttatccgtttttggtaatgaattatcgcactttttcggtttttcgaaatcctcgatatcgaaaaagtgggcgtggttgctatccgatttcgttcattttaaatagctgcctgagatgagtgcccaggaacccacataccaaatttcatcaaggtacctcaaaatttactcaagttatcgtgttctctgctcagctgagtataattaacaaATTTGCACAAGGCGATATTTACTAGGATATGTTTATGAATTTTACTTCACACTAGACCTTACGATTTAATCGATTCatcggctgttttatatagagcttacgacttcttctggagcacaagcgaaaatgtcTACAAAATCACAAGTAAAAAACACAGAAATGTacagaatactgccaatgcagcgactgaattgaaagtcgagaaggtCGCAAGTATAACGAGTATTTCGAGTTtcaagaatctcgcgagaagtcgacttctcgatttctcgggtcgcGAAAATATCGCTTGTGTTCGataagaaatcgtaagctctatttcACACTTCAAATCAGCTTGCTTTTCGGAAATTGAGTTTCGAACTCGTATACACTCCATTTATACCGATGTTAAGAAACCCTCTATCCCTTCAGACACGCTTTTTAATTTATCTCCAACTTTTGACTTTTTGCTGATATTCTTTTATACATGCTttagtacatacatatgaacTATATCTCTTTAATcccaaattatgtttaatattttttggcTCGTTTAACAGAACTTGGTCAGTGACATTGGATGTCTTTTTGTTTTACTATTTAAGGCGCTAGAGTTAGAACTCATATACTTTCCCTTGTGAGTCGTGTATTTATCCTTATTTTCCATCATCAACATAAATTGGCGATTTTGGTCGCTACGAAACAAATCACGTCAGCTTTCACTGATTCCTCTTTTCCAGATACCGGTGCCCTTAGGAGTACATTTTGATCCAGAGCGTCTTTTTCATTCTCATAACATGCTAGGTTGTCCTTGGGGCTTTTACTCATTGCCCTCTGTTCAATATAATTTGACATTATATTTGCCGTTAGCGCCAGTTCCCAGATAGACGAAGAAGTTCTCCACATTCTCTAATTTTTACCCCTCAACAGTACCGTGGCTGCCAAGGCACGAATGAGCAGATTCTTACTTTGATCTCACTCTGTGTAAGACGTAGTTTTTTTGCCTTTCTATCGAATTCTGAAAAGAGAGAACTTGCGGTGAGCTTTTTAGTTTTGTTGATATTATCGCGATACGCCAAAATTTGCTTTAGAATGGCCGAGTGCGGTTCTTCCCAATCCTTACAGAATTGGTAGTGTTGCTCAGCTTCATTTGGCAAAGCCTTATTATCTTTGGAGGGAATTGAAAATTAGATTTTTTGAAAAACAGATTGCGCATGTATTCTTTTTCTTCTTCATAAAGCGAAAAGCATTATCGATTCATCGTGGCCGGCCGGCGGAATATTTTCGGTTATCAAGGATTGGGATATTGTTTTCACCACCTCCCTCGCTATCTGGCAATGAGGGAAATGTTCCCCCTATATATTTAGCACATTCTGTACATTGGTTACCAGGTCAAATAATAGTTCCTGCAGGAGTCCGCACGATCTTGAAACCTTTCGTAATAGCTCAAATTGTATTCGCTAAGTGGTCAGAGTCCATACCTGTACCTCCTAGTTTTTGCATACCCAGCATATAACCTATGAGTAGATCGAAAATACTCAACGATGCATGATCAACAACTGCTGCTTGTTGGGTTCATAATAAGCTCAACATTTTTAACATTACCCCCAACAAACACGAGGCAGGCAATGTTTGCCATACAAAACCCTTTAATGATACAGCAGTAATCTCTTATGAACTCCCTTTACATATTCGAGTTATAttttacctttcatgaaaatgaaatgatatattaagtaTGACACTAGTTTCATCTTGTAGCATTTGTTGGAACCAACCGGATCGGGCcgctatatttttttttccagaaaagaggttttttgtCATACCTTCCTGAAATTATCAGCCTGAAGTTTCACCAGATGCCTTCGCATTCTACggtatacattgttgtctgagaaatcatagagatcggtcaaAAACATAGTACAGAAACAGTTTCGCATGTATTTGCAGTGATCAAATAAACGCTCTCAAGGTAAGCTTTGACGGGCGGAGTTTTGCAACTCTTATTTCGTATGAGGATCAACTCTGCCTAGTATAAATGCCACataacctattgttcagataacacGCTCTTCTTCACCTCTGTCCCTTTTTTTAAAGCTAGATTTTCATCAACtgattacgtatatggcatatattgttatctgaaaaggTCTTATAGATCGATCGTATATATTCATGAAGAACAGTGAAACTTTGTGTGAGGAGTGccaatcaattatttatttgatgTATAATGTCGCTTATGTAAATCTAATCCCAATATGCTACATCTCATATGTTCACaaaaggtatgaggtcttcggcacagccgaagacagcccaTCCTTACTTGTATTTGTGTACTTTCATCATCTTCATTCATCTTTGTATTCCTACTATGTAAATGATACATTCATACTGCATGCGCTTTATGGTTACAAAATATAGCAACAGCCAGAACATATTTGATATGCGCTTGTTGAGAGTAATGAGAAAAGCTCCTTTTTTCCTTTATTACATAGCATACCATCAGGCGCATAACCACTTCACATTGCACTTCACCTTTCACTCTTTGTAGTATACTCCACTCTCAAACCCAACTTAGGGCATATTTTTTCGGTTTAACATTATTAGTGCATTTACTAGTTGACTTTGAAAGAATAAAGCAATGAGAGTGTGGTATGAGTGGTTCGCCAGTGGTCGAGAAGCTATTAAGTTGAAGCaaatgaaacaacaaaaaaaaactggtATTAATAACAAAATGAGATTGAATTCTATGCCCTGGGGTACCTGCGAAAATAATAGCAACAACGAACACgtatgcatatttttataagctttCTGAATGGAAATCTGTGGTTCGAGCTTTAcaatgcgaaatttaattttaaagcaTACTTTTGGGAGCGTGCATACATACACTTGAATCGTACTTTCTGGCAGTAAAtcgtatattttttatttaattaagatGGACATGAATTGTGGTTTGGCTGGAATCTGGTACCGCAAAACGTGCATATTTCTATCTGTGGGAATATTTGCTTTGCAGTTTCGAAGCTGCAGTTGGATGCTGGTTGTGCCACGCTTGAGTGGCGCAGCAAATTGAGTAAAATTTTGGTAGattttttaatacatacatatttcattcTTTTGTTTTTAGTATGTATGCAatcatttctttatttttatttaaccgatttttttttatttccttcttgCAGCCGGTGCTGGACGAAAAGGTTTACGCCTCGACTTGGTATCTACAATGACCACGGATTGCCGCTTAAGGTATTGATGCGTGGGCACCTCACTTTCCTCGTCAGGTAGAGCAGctgcattaaataaattaataaagaaaaaaatatttttgcgtataaaattaatttgaaaattgaactggtaaattttacgaaaaagaaaataactctGGCTTTTTCTTCATGCATGACCTACCTGCAGCCGGCGCTTGTTCAGGGGAAGAGGAAGATGTACCAGCAGCACGTTTCGTGCGTCCAGCCAGCAAATTGTAATAACATAACGGCATTGGTTGTGGCTTCTGCCCCTCGGTAACTGTGGGCGACTTGGGTGGCTCAGCTATTGTATAAAGTTCATCGGTCTATTTTTGGCcagaaataaaaatgaaattaatattcTTAATTGAATAAACAAAAAAGCGCTTATGTACAAATGACTGCGTTAGCTTACCTCCAAATCTAAATTCGGCACATCGATTGGAGAGTAATCTGCGGACTTACTTGTCTCCTGGCAGCACTGGAGTTTGAACTTCAAGATCTGCAATGAAAAATCAAATTGTGAGTTAGTTTACATATTATTGTTTGATGATTGACGGATCTTTAGGAAATGTTCATAGTAGGTTAGgtacaatatatgctacacacgctTGTGAAAAAGATTACACACGCTGTATAAAAGTATTTCGAAAACCAGAACTAACTTTGTAGTGACGCTCTTGACATACCGTAAAGCAAAGACCTTTAGAAAAATATTTGCTCACTTCTAGGTCTGGGCCTTTTTTATTTTTCCGGCCGGTGTTATCAATGCAACGGAAGGGATCAGAGCGATAACCACCCGAATTGAAactctctataccaaatacagaCCAGTGGCCGAGAAAGAGACTCAGTGTGAAGGAATGATTGAGCGTTACGGCCAACGCTCTAGAGGTATAACTGCACCTACTACAGGATTAACATACTACATCATTTCATCACTGTGCTACAATTTTAAGGACAGTTTGGCACAaagataagaaaaaaaaagatCCGTTAAATATGTACACTGAATATtcaaagtaaatgaaaagtaGCAGATTTTAGCACCTGGCAGACAACGTGAAGTGAGAGTTGTGACCAAAGTATTGAAAGCTGTGTGGAAGACTCACAAATTGGACCACCAAATCATATTACCAAAAGAGAGATGACTGTAGGACACTACCTTTCGGCGTCAGTATCTTATATGTTAGGCCTCTTTAGTGGTAGCAGATGTTGAAAGGGCGGTTTCTGCACGAAAGAATAAAGCAAGTTCGGTGATCATATGTCCTGCGTTCGCCGTACTAATGCTATAGCTATTAAGACGGAGACCGATAAACTATTTAAGTAGCAATTAAAACAGGCACAAGAAAGCTTCTTGTATTTGCTAAGAATGCGGATTTTTGTTGTTTAAGTCTTGATTCATAATCAGGTTTTTCTATTTGTGacattatggacacattcagtctatgtgtgtgaaatagagaaaatggaaaaataaaaagaGGAAAGCAGGTATAGGAAGAAGAATAGGATTTGGATAGGGAAGTGGGAAGAGAAGATCAAAAAAGTAGGTGTAGGAAAAAAGGGGAAGGTATGGCACAAGAGGAGTGAGAAAGAGTGTTGGAACTGAAGTCAAAGAGGCAGATGtggaacaaagaaaaaaataataaagatgaCTAATAAGAACGAGGCTATGAATGGGGCGAAGAGTTACGTCTTTAAAGTAGACATGTAAATTGTCGTTCGGCACAACGACTGCCGAATCGGATGGAAATTATTGTAACTTTTTATAATGTTATCATTTATAATGTTATCATTTTGCTAAAAAGActtaatttttcttattaaaaacttttattcgagctctaggccacacaaatatatatatcgaaatttcaaaaccgattttgattttgcatatacaatatttgTTGTAGTTGATATTTCAACCTCAgtttgaagtcatcttcaggaacataTGATTCTTGGAGTCGATAAGCAACAATCAtatgttcctgaagatgacttcaacCTGAGGTCGCAATATCGACAACAATAAATATTGTATATGACAAAATATATATGACATATACGAGTATATAAGAAACATCCTGATTTTCAGCTTACTGATTACACAGGCCGGcaagaaatttgaccataaaccagaccatactttcctaaaggttttcgatgcgctgaattcaaatctggacggaGAATTGTTCTATCACGtgaggattttgagatatcctaacctaaatgtgcaaaaaacaccgtttttgcctatttttgaggttatatataaacgacagattttttttttaaaaagcacacatagcatcttaaagagGAAGTCTTTCTCTTAGGGATGGCATTGAGTTTGTCAAATgtcttttttttcgctaagatagagcaatttaaagtttataaatttgcaaattttccttcttttaattttctgaccagtttttaattatttgaatgTTTATAGGCTTTCCTGATCTTTTCGATTTGAAACGAAAACACTAAAAACTTTAGTTTTCCTCCATTTTTACCCAACATTTCGCCAaactccttggcatcatcaggggttaAATCTTTATTATACAAAGAAATAATTTAATACATATCTATAAAATCACAAAAACAAAGTGATTATAAACTAAAAAAGATTTATCGGTACCATCATCTTTAGGTACACTTCTCGTACTCTACTTGCtaattttcctatagctgaaaaaccactgaattaacgtaggtatgatgcagtagaacacaaaaaaaaaaaaaaaaaaaaaaaaaaaaaaaaacaaaaaaaaaacagtcatCACAGCCACGTCCACGTTTCGTGACTCTGGGTTCGGCTGAGAGCGGCAAAAATTCTTCGAGGTTTGTGAACTTGGGTGAAGGCTTGGCTTTGTGGGCTACGGGTATATAAGCTTGGGGTTTCGGGTATTACGGTTTTTGGGCTTGGGGTTTTGGCATTGGGGTTTACGGGCTTGGGGTTTATGTGTTAATAGTTTGTGGGATTGTGTTTTGTGGGCTTGTGGTGTTTAAGCATTAGGTTTATAGATTAAAATTACCGGTTTGAGGTTTTTGGGTTTGGGGTATGTGGGATTGGCGTCTGTGAGCTTGGGGTTTGTGGGATCGAGTTACTTGGACTTAAGATATGTAAGCTTGAAATTTGTAGACTTTTGTAAGAGGTATATGTTctactgcatcatacctacgttaattcagtggtttttcagctataggaaaatttgcaaatttataaactttaaattgctctatcttagcgaaaaaaaagacatttgagcaaactcaacgccattcgtaagagaaagacttcctatttaagatgctatgtgtgctttaaaaaaaaaaaaatctgtcgtttatatataacctcaaaaataggcaaaaacggtgttttttgcacatttaggttaggatatctcaaaatcctgacatGATAGAGCAATTCTCcctccagatttgaattcagcgcatcgaaaaactttaggaaagtatggtctggtttatggtcaaacaAATCGGTCTCATTTTGTCGGCCTGCGTTATTTGCAATTTGTTGAACTGCGGTCCAAACTCTTGATCCAAAGCAGACAGTGGCTCGGTTTGAAAAAAAGATAAAACCTTTTCTGTTGCAAATAGAAGTATGTGAATAAAAGTGATACTAGGTTCCAATTAACATACATAAACCTGAACTTTATTTCAAAAATCACTGAAAGACGCTTAGAACCAGTGCATTTACACTTTAAgttccacttgcagaacggcaagttatgtTTTAGCTCAGAGTTTATGTATGCATTTAACCCCTCATGTCAGAttatctctgagttaaaaagttaacttgccgtTGCGCAAGTGGGCCTAAAAGGATCGAAACTAGAATCGAAAAGAAAATGAATCGACTCCTATCAGAAAAATCGATATACTTACATCTATGAAATCGTCATCCTGTGCTTCGTTAGTTAAAAAATTCGGCAAGTTCTCGACGTGTATATATAATCCCTTAGGCTTCAAGTTAATGTGGCTTTCGTCAACCTCCTGTAGCTTATAAATCATTTCAATCAAATGTTCTTTAATAAATTTCAGAATGGTCAGCGTGTGTTCAGAGGCTTCATTATTTTTCTGCTTCTCCGTTTCTAGCcctgaaattttaagcttaattTGTTCCACGACTTCCTGATTACTGAGGACAGGTAAAGAAATATGCAGATATTATTTACAAGTATTTAAACGAAAATAGACCACTTACACCTCAGTCTCTTGAACATCCGAAAATTTTATAGATTCCAATGCTGCAGTTAGTTGTTCTCTTTGTGCTTCCAGCAAAGACTTCTCCTTCTCAGCGGCCGTGCGTAAGTAAGCCAATCGTTCGGCAGATTCTTTTTGTGAGCAAAAACGATCATAGACTTCTGCGGGCGTGGTTGCACCACTCACCTCCATTAATTGCTTGAAACAACTTTCCATTTCGGCTGTTAAATTTTGCAATTGTGCAGTTTCGTCCAATTCAGTTTCAGTTTTAGCTGTGAGTTGATCACCCGAGCTTGAACCTAAACTGTCCTGATGAAGTAGtgtcttattttcaacaaatagtTTACGTCCAATACGTTCCAGTTCCATTTTACGTGCCTCAACTTGTTTGCGAAAATCGAGTGCCTGACGTCCGCGTATTTTCTGTGAGTGACGCGCTTGTTGTTCTTGACGTTGAAGAGAAGTTTTGGCAGCGTCGCGCATTTCTATGGCCTCATTGTGCACTTCCTAGTTAAGGAGAGGGAACGAAACATATTTAAAGGTTTGTATATCGAAAAGGAGAAAGCCCTTAGATCTAGGTTTGGATACAAACATCAGTTTACGATTTCTTTCTAGAAcaatagaaataaaattaaaaaattacctgCAATCTATTTATTTCTGCCTGTTGCTCACTAAGTGCACCTTCAAGCTCACGCAGACTGCGTTCAAAACGTTCAGAATCATTCATTAGTGAAGTTTCAATCGACCGATACTTTTTCCGTATATGCTCAGCTTCCATCCATTGAACGTTGGTTCGATGTATTTCATTTTCAAGCTGGCAGACCAACTTTTTTTAGAAAAGGAATTGAAGATTACTTCAACTTATCTTAGTTAactcaaaagaaaaacaaagtaTTAAATATCTTTATAAAGGAGCCAACTACGAATGAtagaataaaattattttatctgtatttaattagcgagacatattgctttatgcaattgttttttttattgatattagagaaaaatgaaAAGTTTACAAATAGCGATGGTTACCAGaaaatgtttctgaatttcacttcttcatcagctaacttttcgggagctgagtattgaactcaaaATCTCCTAAAAAACCCAAAACCGAACCCAGAGGGCGTGCAATCGACTTTGTATAGAAAGGTTATCATATCTACTTAATATTGACTTAGTTTTTTAAGGAAAATGTATCGATAACAATAACAGTTCGAACATTTTtctttaacaaaaatatttttcgataatttttgattacaaatcgataTGTTTTCCACAACATGTAAgacaattttttataacaaatcggtaGCTTGCTGATAGTGAATTCTTCGAAAGTAGTTGTTATAAATCACAAGTCTATAATATGTCGAAAACAATCCAATAACATGCCGATAATTGTTGGCCCGACAACTTTTCGTAGTCATAAATGAGTTGTTCCGAAGACTCTAATTATCTCTCTGTGTTATTATGTTGAAGTGTAGGCGCAATTCTATCAAATCGTCTTTCTAAATGAcctcattttcaaaattaaattgaTAAGATTACAAAGTCAATCCCTCTCTCAAATTGTGTGTTAGTGGATAAATGTTACCGATATTAAAATCATTAATTCTCAGAAATTAATTAAGGTTTTACTTTATCTAAGTAATTGCGGTTTTTAGTACAGGCCTTCTACATTTAAAAAGAATTATTAATGATTAACCTATATTTTGGCTTTGCATCCCAAGAAAACGACTGCCACTCACAAAGCAGAACCCAGAAGGGAAAATTTAAACTTCGCTAAACATAATTTCTCCAAACACAAACCTTTCTATTTGCATCCTCCTCTAACGTCTCTGGCGGCTTTTCTCCCAAATTCTGCGCAAGTGCCGCCTTAGCCGCATTCAAACCCCGATATTGTTGCAACAATTTAGCCAAACGCTCCTTGCGACATTTAAAACGATGTCTCAGTAAATCCAACTGTTTCCGCTGTTCTGTGATTTTTAAATCGGTTAAGAAGATGGCGTCATCCGCACTTCGCGCACCAATGGGGTAACTCATTTTCCCCACCGCAATTACGGCAGTGGCGATGGTGGTGCTAGCCTTGCGCACTTCTCCTGTTGGTGGTTCTTCTTTGATGATGACTGCGCGTTGCAGTGGATTTCGCAATTGACCACATTTGTATGTTAATTCTTTAATTTCCTTTTTTAGCGTTGATATAGTTTCGCGATTGATACGATTTTGCTTTTGCCATTCTGCTGCATTAGCCGTCTTTTGACCTTCTGCAAATTTTTAAGaggtgttaaagttaaagaaagttGAAGAAATCTTGTGTGGTTTTTGGTCGGTAACACTTACCAGCAAGCACTATGCGCTTCTTTAGTTCTgcaatttttgtatttatttcacCAATTTTGTCTATTTCGGCAGCCTCCCGTAAAGgcatttttaaaaaacttcaccTCCATCTAACTCGCAGAATAATTCAACAAACAATGATAAGtattgttaattttatttattgtggCAACAATCAAATTTTGTTATAGCAACAATTTGATTGAATTCGGTACTAAGTAACGAGTTTAAACAACCCTGTGATATAAGGGATAACGGGATAATGTGGCAATGGTTTGATTTTTTCACTTATGTGTATATCATTTCAAGAATCATGTTCCCAAACTCTATACCAGTCATGTTGGGAGGTGCATAGGGACTAAACAATTTTGTTCCTTTGATTTTCGCCCACGTGAATCCAGATAATGATATTTGAACCGCGAAAGAAGGTGTTGggtccaaattgaggctttctcAGATGAGTCCGAGAGCTAATCTTATTCATGAAGGCGAAACTCTTACTTTTATAGAATCAATCCAGACATACGCAATATATTTCCTTCATGAAATGTGTCTTCACATAACAATAACAACTTTTTCactcaattgtaatgtgaaaccaaacCCCCTAACATGAGTGTATATCCAACCCTATTGAAACTAAAATCTTTCTTGGCGTTTTCTCATAGATTATAGATGATTATTTGTAAGTAACCGCTCTTATTGGACCAGACTCtatgcactgctacaacaaaaaaaaagaagatgaAGCGGAAATAGCACGCCAGCGGGAAGTCCCCCAtccttaaaatatacccgcgataAGTATGCCTGTCACAAGAGGCGAAAAAATACCCAATAAGGTTAAGGAGTTGTGTGGTGTAACAATTTCAAAAGGAAacgtaaaataataataattggatgACAacgacatatactggaaaagcaaaatataaattagcaaactttttaaaaaaaaatacaacattaacacagcgttcaaacaTCGAGCAACCTAAGGCGAAAAATAAGAACTAAGTCTGACTCAGAGAATCCGTTTAGCAGACACGGCGTTAataagcttacctgcggatgccaacacaaTAACATAGAACAAATAGGAGGTAAATAAGAACgcggttcagagaacacattcgAGTTTACAACAAAAAACACGGAATCTAAACATCATCGCATgttcgaaaatgaatgttcctcagcaaacataaataaaacagtCAGGGTCCTTCACAACCGAATACATGGAAATCTTCAAACAGAAAACAgagacggtagaataataaactaaaAGATACACACAATTTCTGaaacaatatttgagcctttaaaacttatttacaagaaacaaagtaatcacacaggtaaaACAGAAaagcacacaacaacaaataaacacaaaataataaaCACACAAAAGCAGCACACCCACAAAGAaagtcaaacgactagaattactgacttctacctgcctcagtcagccacacaaatcggtCAGTAAAAACGACCCtcagttctgaatgaacacacatcacatacacatacatatgcacaaaCATTCTTTTTGACAGTAccgctcatgtacctacgaactataaatacaagacaaacgacaaaaaCAGATCAGAACgcaaatcgacactgatgatggcacaacgccgaaatcggtttgtctagaaaccaaattttacaaggtcgaaaaatcaacaaaacaaaatgcggaacgtactggatctatatccggcaaaggctCCTCAATACCGATAACAAAGATGATTTTAAATAAAGCACTTAACTTGCTTGGTtaatattggtttttttttcttgtgtAATCCAATGAAGTGTAGTACTTACGTATATCAAGCTCCAAGCATATTTTTGATAAACCAGCATACATAAGTGGGGAATAGAAAATTAAGTTTTAACCAAACTTAGCTTTTTT from Eurosta solidaginis isolate ZX-2024a chromosome 3, ASM4086904v1, whole genome shotgun sequence includes these protein-coding regions:
- the CCDC151 gene encoding outer dynein arm-docking complex subunit 3, which translates into the protein MPLREAAEIDKIGEINTKIAELKKRIVLAEGQKTANAAEWQKQNRINRETISTLKKEIKELTYKCGQLRNPLQRAVIIKEEPPTGEVRKASTTIATAVIAVGKMSYPIGARSADDAIFLTDLKITEQRKQLDLLRHRFKCRKERLAKLLQQYRGLNAAKAALAQNLGEKPPETLEEDANRKLVCQLENEIHRTNVQWMEAEHIRKKYRSIETSLMNDSERFERSLRELEGALSEQQAEINRLQEVHNEAIEMRDAAKTSLQRQEQQARHSQKIRGRQALDFRKQVEARKMELERIGRKLFVENKTLLHQDSLGSSSGDQLTAKTETELDETAQLQNLTAEMESCFKQLMEVSGATTPAEVYDRFCSQKESAERLAYLRTAAEKEKSLLEAQREQLTAALESIKFSDVQETEVNQEVVEQIKLKISGLETEKQKNNEASEHTLTILKFIKEHLIEMIYKLQEVDESHINLKPKGLYIHVENLPNFLTNEAQDDDFIDILKFKLQCCQETSKSADYSPIDVPNLDLETDELYTIAEPPKSPTVTEGQKPQPMPLCYYNLLAGRTKRAAGTSSSSPEQAPAAAALPDEESEVPTHQYLKRQSVVIVDTKSRRKPFRPAPAARRK